The Salvelinus namaycush isolate Seneca chromosome 19, SaNama_1.0, whole genome shotgun sequence DNA window cacctggctagctaaggttgctaattcgacaggagaagaggacattctaaaaccaaacaacgatttattctggacaaaggactccttgtacaagattctgatggaagctcagcaaaagtaagaaccatttatgatgttatttcgtatttctgtggaaaatgtttagtcctattttccttcctttttgcgggcgctgtttcgctataacgtaagctgtttgttatggtaaagttatttttaaaaatctaacacggcgattgcattaacttttaccgaacctcaaccccgtatccgggatcaccccccaccccccacacactgattagcatagctagcatagcttcacaagtagatagtagcatctaaatatcattaaatcacaagtccaagacaccagatgaaagatacagatcttgtgaataaagccaccatttcagatttttaaaatgttttacagggaagacaaaatatgtaaatctattagctaaacacgttagcaaaatacaccactattctaactccatcagtttcttactccttcaggtgctatcaccaattcggctcaactaagatattgatagccaataacctataaaaaaaaccatcagatgacagtctgataacatattcatggtataggatagtttttgttagaaaaaagtgcatatttcaggtagaaatcacagtttacaattgcaccgaccatcacaaatcgactagaattactagatagagcaacgtgtatgaccaatttactcatcataaaacatttcataaaaatagacaaagcatagcaatggaaagacccagttcttgtgatttcagaccatatttcagattttctaagcgtttttcagcgaaaacacaataaatcgataagttagcatactacatgtgcaaacgttaccagagcatcgattccagccaaagagcgctataacgtcaacatcgccaaaagatattaattttttcactaaccttctcagaattcttccgatgacactcctgtaacatcattttacaacatacatatacagtttgttcgaaaaggtgcatatttagccatacaaaaccgtggttacacaataaaaatactaggaaatcaagcctcaatatgtctgacgtcatctatcagagtgatctagtttaattgaaagctaatcatatacttgactaaaaaatacagggttgacaggaatcgaaagacaaattagttcttaatgcaaccgctgatttacatttgtaaaattatccttacttttcaatacagggttcgccaagtgaagctacaccaaacaaaatggcgaaatatgcgtttaaaatatttcgacagaacaacaatttatcatattaaatattgcttactatgagctgttcttccatcatattcttgggcaatgtatcctttctatgttataaacgtcttttggtcgatagatgtcctctgtccttcgaaatatccactaacgatcgaacgggatcccaaaacgtgtccaaagtttcagagtgcacaacaaagaaattcctcaaaatcgcactaaacggatataatttcctataaaacggtttaaattaactaccttatgatgtttctaagtcctatatcgaattaaattacagacggatacatttcaagttgataaccgagcctgtgaaaatggcgtccggaggtcccttcctgcgtaagggcgagcgtcgaaaggggggctactctcactccttggtcttttataacctctgagagctacggagaaggcccattccacttctcattggttactgacatccaggggaaggcgggtgcagttcgtgtcgttccataggatagacagagaccttaaaaactgatctgaaaccagagcttcgctctcagacctttcactgtctgtcatggatttcgctgtagaaagagttctgggtcacccacagacatcattccaactttgtatgaaactagaaagtgttttctttccaatagaattaataatatgcatattgtacgagcaagaattgagtactaggcagtttaatttggagacgacaaaatgctaattcggaacagcaccccctgtagtcgcaagaagttaagaactagtgtatctttcatttgctgtccaacatgtattttttagtaaagtttatgatgagttctttggtcagattaggtgactgtccaaaatatctccggataatttggtgaatcgatgctacacaTTCACaacgtataaccacggtttgcagctctaaatatgcacattttccaacaaaacataagtgtattgtgtaacatgatgttataagactgtcatctgatgaagatggtcaatgttagtgattcattttatatattttgctggtttttgcgaatgctatctatgcggtgaataaatgcggttgtgtgtttgactattgtggtaagctaatataatgctatattgtgttttcgctgtaaaacacttaaacacatacacattcacaagatgtgtatctttcatttgctgtacaccatgtatttttcataaatgttttatgatgagtatttaggtatttcacgttgctctctgtaattattctggctgcttcggtgctatttgtgattgtagctgcaatgtaaaactatgatttatacctcaaatatgcacattttcgaacaaaacatagatttattgtataacatgttataagactgtcatctgatgaagttgtttcttggttagtgactaattatatctctatttggtcggttttgtgatagctacctatgcggtaaaaaaattgtgaaaatatgcggttgagtcttttgctattgtggttagctaatagcaatacatattgtgttttcgctgtaaaacattttaaaaaacggaaatgatggctggattcacaagatgtgtatctttcatttgctgtattggacttgtgatttcatgatatttatatgctagtatttacttgtggcgctatgctaggctatgctagtcagctttttactgatgaggatgctcccggatcagggatggtgctgaagtagaggttaacagcttctacccccaagccatgactgatgaacagctaatcaaatggctacccagactatttgcattgcccccctcctcttttacggtgctgctactctgtttattatcttatgcatagtcactttaactcgacctacatgtacgtattacctcaattacctcgactaactggtgcccccgcccattgactctgtaccggtacaccctgtatataaccttgctattgttattttactgctgctctaatTATTTGTTACTATTATTTTTAACTTATCTATTTTTCACTTAAcatttattttttcttaaaactgcattgttggttaacggcTTGTAAGTAaatatttcactgtaaagtccacACCTGATCGGcgcttgtgacaaataacatttgatttgatttgaattggagAAAATGTACCTTTTCTTTCATCTCTAACTATCAGTAAGGCTGAAGGACAGGCTAGCTGGGCACAGCAACATCCAATCCCGTATTACATTACATCATGCTTTCATTAATTATTTGTTTATCCAAACGTTTGttcgtttgtgtttgtgtgtgtgtgtgtgtgtgtgtttgtgctcacgtctgtgtgtgtgtgtgtgtgtgtgtgtgtgtgtgtgtttgtgtgtgtgtagagagatgCTGGGGAGGGGAGTGTCTGTCAGTAACTCAGGGATAAATAGAGAGTCAGAGCTCAGAGTTTGTCAGAAGGCGGACCTGACAGGGTCACACACAGGACCAAGCAGGAGCAGGACCTCAGCATTTTTACCTTTTATTACGAATGGAGAAACATGAAGATGTTCATTACTGTTTTCAAGACGGAAACTCTTCTTGCAGAAAGGTTTTGCTATCGACATCTATCTACATAACACTGTACATCTTCTTCTCATTGATTTCAGCAGTTACAGTATTTTTGAATGTACTGGTGATTATCTCCATCTCTCACTTCAAGCAGCTCCACACTCCAACCAACCTGCTCatcctctctctggctgtgtcAGATCTCCTGGTGGGACTGATTGTGATTCCAGTAATGACTGTAGCAATAATGGAACCATGCTGGGGTTTTGGggaatatttctgtgtgtttcatTTCTTCATTACTTTTTTATGTACTTCTTTATCGCTTGGCAATTTGGTCTTGATATCTATTGATCGCTATGTTGCTGTGTGTGATCCCTTATTGTACCActctaaaataacaataacaggaACTATCTGTATTATATCCATTACCTGGTGTTGTTGTATCATATACGATGCTGTTATTTTTAAAAACTTTGTAAATGTACAAATACCCAGTAGGTGTTTGACAGAATGTGTTATTGTTGAAGGGTCAATCTGGGGTAATATAATTGACCTTGTATTTACAACGGTTGTCCCATGCTCTATTATTATAACACTTTATATGAAAATCTTTGTGGTGGCCAGATCACAGGCCAGAAAGGTATTTTCAAAAGAGGCTGCCAGTGTGTCTGGTGTTAAAACTGTACAGGCAAATAAGTCTGAGAGAAAAGCAGCAAAAACTCTAGCTATTGTTGTTTTCACCTATCTCATTTCCTGGATTCCATCTCTATTAATTTACTTTTTTTCTTCAGTTTTAGGTGATCATTTAATATCATATTTCACCAGTTATCTGGCACTTGTTAATTCCTTAATTAATCCAATAATTTATGCTTTCTTTTATCCATGGTTCAAAGTGACAGCTAAACTTATTTTAACTTTGAAGATAAGACGTTTATAGTTCCTATAATATGATTCACTAGTTCGGCAAACATAGGTTCGATATAGTTTTGTTCTACAATTGTTGTAATTATTTAATGTAACAATACACCGACATGACTTATCTCAGTGTTGTCATCATAGGTACATGTGGTGTTGATACAGAATGATTTGTCTGGATTGGATTGGAACGACTTGGAAAAGGCATAAGGCAGAAACTTGTTTTATAAAAGACATTGTAGTCCTTGTGGATTGTGTACTCCAAATACCTAAGTCTGTCGTTGTTCCGTTGTACTTATTGATAAATCCTAAGTATTCTAATAGTACATTTTGAGGACGTCATGAGTCATTCTATATGTTGTTTATCATCTCCCTCTAGTGGCTCAATTGTGACACAACGTCTTCATCAAGTGTATTAAAGTTGAAATGTACAATACTGCATGATATCAGATAACGTCCAGGTCTAAATAACTTCTGTATTGTGTAAGTAGTTGAtggtcaaatgtaaatgtaagaataTGCAATTAtgggtaacactttataataacattcagtaataaaccatttgTAAGGCATTTCCGTTTGCTCACCATTTAATATTAAGGCCACATTTGTGAAATGTTACTAAGCTAGGTATTCTCACATTTATAAATAactactacagtatatacattaaTTATTCAACACAACAGAGCAGGAGACCACAGCAGACACTTCAACCTCAACATACTGGGTATGAACACTACAACTACTCTCACTACATCACTGCTGATGTGAAATGTTACTCAGCTAGGTTTTCTCACATTTATAAATAACTACTccagtatatacactgctcaaaacaataaagggaacacttaaacaacacaatgtaactccaagtcaatcacacttctgtgaaatcaaactgtccacttaggaagcaacactgattgacaatacatttcacatgctgttgtgcaaatgaaatagacaaaaggtggaaattaaaggcaattagcaacacaccctcaataaaggagtgattctgcaggtggtgaccacagaccacttctcagttcctatgcttcctggctgatgttttggtcacttttgaatgctggcggtgctttcactctagtggtagcatgagacggagtctacaacccacacaagtggctcaggtagtgcagctcatccaggatggcacatcaatgcgagctgtggcaagaaggtttgctgtgtctgtcagcgtagtgtccagagcatggaggcgctaccaggagacaggccagtacatcaggagacgtggaggaggccgtaggagggcaacaacccagcagcaggaccactacctccacctttgagcaggaggagcactgccagagccttgcaaaatgacctccagcaggccacaaatgttacactgtgttgtttaagtgttccctttatttttttgagcagtgtacattcaTTATTCAGCCCAAGAGTGTAGGAGACAACAGCAGGCACTTCAACCTCAACATACTGGGTAtgaacactaccactactctcactacatcACTGCTGCCAGGTCAGGGGTCACACCAGAGCAGCTCTCTCAGATACTGTTTACTCTGAATGAATATAGAGATTGGGTAACACACTAACTAGTTTATAATCGATTAGTAAATAGTTTATtcataatttatttttatttattgtttatttataaacaaaTTTTATAGTATGTAATAATGATTCAGAAGATTCCATTCATCAGATGTTTAATGAATATCCTTATAAACCATTACCTGATCATGAGTAAAGTAGTTTTGCAGTCCCTAATCTAAAGTGAGGACTATTCATACTTTCTTaatactttataaatgttttgaacAGTGACCAGTGTAATTTATCACAAGAAGATGGACATGCTATTGGTAGACATTCCAGCAGGACTTGATGCTCCTTAAGTTCTCAAAATGACCTAGAACAAATCAATAGTTAAACAATAAGCACACAACACAGAGGATGTTAAAGGAAATATATTGAACATTTTATTACAAAACAGTCACATTGTTGAAGTAGTGTACTGAAGGAAGTAACGTGTTTTGCCTGAAAATGATAACATTCTTGTTTCTAGGAAGTGACTGATTGCAGTCACTCATTGAAAAAATTTGTTTAGCCGATGTTATTGCGGGTGAGCGAAATGTTTATGcatctagttccgacaatgcagcaatatctaacaatttcacaaaaagtacctaatgcacacaaatctaagtaaaggactggaattaagaatatacggatgagcaatgtcagagcggcatagactaagagcAGTTCATAGACTGGTTACAGGGTCAGGGAACCAATATCTAAATACATAATTTAACTGAACATTACATTTAAAGGGTTACTACCTTTAATGCACTAcaaaatcaaatccaaatcaaatgttattggtcacatacaaataCTCAGCAGATGTTGCGGCTGAAGCAAAATACTTTTGTTCCCatctccaacagtgtagtagtatctaacaattcacaataatacacacatctaaaagtaaaagaatggaattaaaaaatataaatattttgacAAGCATTGTCTGAGTGgtattgacaaaaaaaatacagttgaatacagtatatacatatgagatgagtaaagcagtatgtaaacattaccaaagtgactagtgttccattattaaagtgaccaatgattccatgtctatgtacagacTGTAGGGCAGCatcctctaaggtgcagggttgaataACTGGGTGGTAGTCTGCTTGTgctggctatttaacagtctgaggGCCTtgtgtcccagctttgatgcacctgtactgacctcgccttctggatgatggcgtggctcgggtggttgatgtccttgatgatctttttggccttcctgtgacatcaggtattgtagatgtcctggaggacaggcagggtgcccccgatgatgcgttgggcagaccgcaccactctctggagtcctaagtattcagaccctttaatcagtaacttgttgaagcaccttttccAGTGATTAcagggtgtgacgctacaagctaagcacacctgtatttggggagtttgtcccattcttctctgcagatcctgtcaggttggatggggagcgtcactgcacagctattttcatgtctctccacagatgttcgatcgggtttaagtccgggctctggctgggccactcaaagacattcagagacttgtcccgaagccaatcctgcgttgCCTTGGATGTGttttagggtcattgttctggtggaaggtgaactttcgacccagtctgaggtcctgatagctctggagcaggttttcatcaaggatctctgtaatttgcgccgttcatctttccctcaatccggACTAATCTCTCAGTCACTGCTgctgataaacatccccacagcatgatgctgccaccaccatgcttcaccgtagggatggtgccaggtttcctccagacgtgacacttggcattcaggcccaagagttcaatcttggtttcttcagaccagagaaccttgtttctcatggtctgagagtcctttaggtgccttttagcaaactccaaggctgtcatgtgccttttactgtggcGTGGCTTCCATCTGGCGACTATACAATAAAATCCttattgttggagtgctgcagagatttgtccttctggaaggttctcccatctccacagaggaactcgctcgtgttcttggtcacctccatgaccaaggcccttctccccaagtGCTCTGGCccggctgccagctctaggaagagtctttatGGTTCCagattcttccatttaagattgatggagtcCACtatgttcttgaaatgtttcttacccttccccagatcggtgcttcggcacaattctgtctcggagctctacagacaattccttcgacctcatggcttggttactgctctgacatgcactgtagacacatctcaaggatgatcaatggaaacaggatgtgctttagctcaatttcgagtcacatagcaaagggtctgaatacttatgtaaataaggtatttctgtttttatttttttaacctttgaaaacatttctaaaaacctatgtggggtattgtgtgtagattgatgaggggggaaaaaaatcacttaatcagttttagaataagtctaacgTAACGAAAAGTGGAacatgtcaaggggtctgaatactttccgaatgcactgtatgtatgaaaataccctcaaataaaaggtgacattctataATGTCACCTCAAATTAAACATTTGACCTCATTTCCAAAGTAAAGAATAAAGAGCAAGATTTCTTAGTGTTTTCctgcagagagaaacagaggacagGGATTACTTTCAGTGTGTACAGTGGCCAGAGGAAGGCAGTATAATTCACAATCTGTGACAGAGGGATAACTTGACTTATTctatacttaacaaaaatataaacgcaagatTTTACAGTTACAGTCatataaggacatcagtcaattgaaataaatgtgttattccctaatctatggatttcacatgattgggaatacagatatgcatctgttggtcacagatacactataaatacaaaaGTATAGGGAAACCCCTTCAATACAAtcatgtggggcggcaggtagcctggtggttggagcgttgggccagtaaccgaaagggtcctagatcgaatccctgagctgacaaggtaaaagtctgttgttctgcccctaaacaaggcagttaacccactgttcctaggtcctCTTTGTAAAATAGAATTTGTtaatctggttaaataaaaaatataaataaatgtaaaggctgttgattg harbors:
- the LOC120063657 gene encoding trace amine-associated receptor 1-like, encoding MGDPTYRAPVQHSNIHGNGEGLGGDVQLRSQCVVQKVLIGPRFNEDQERFGLVSPQQNDLKRRATVTVFLNVLVIISISHFKQLHTPTNLLILSLAVSDLLVGLIVIPVMTVAIMEPCWGFGEYFCVFHFFITFLCTSLSLGNLVLISIDRYVAVCDPLFYLALVNSLINPIIYAFFYPWFKCTFIIQPKSVGDNSRHFNLNILGMNTTTTLTTSLLPGSD